A window of Candidatus Nezhaarchaeales archaeon contains these coding sequences:
- a CDS encoding ribbon-helix-helix protein, CopG family translates to MSRGKGAFVGCHVSMELYNKVNAEAEKLGITASELIREALTKYLELKDAEARIKELSKERDELKSKVEELAKSLDLKAKELNELKELLSTAQKPLSGGLKLPVTIMMKYRDRLNELRSKVERFRCFIQGVEGAEDFTVQLSRVLSEALNLLLEIQKEASQP, encoded by the coding sequence ATGTCGAGGGGTAAGGGGGCCTTTGTAGGTTGCCATGTAAGCATGGAGCTCTATAATAAGGTAAACGCGGAGGCTGAAAAACTGGGTATTACCGCCTCCGAGCTTATAAGGGAGGCTTTAACTAAGTACTTAGAGCTTAAAGACGCTGAAGCAAGGATTAAGGAGCTCTCTAAGGAAAGGGACGAGCTTAAGAGTAAGGTTGAAGAGCTGGCTAAAAGCCTTGATTTAAAGGCTAAGGAGTTAAACGAGTTAAAGGAGTTATTAAGTACAGCGCAAAAACCCTTAAGCGGCGGGTTAAAGCTACCCGTAACCATTATGATGAAATACCGTGATAGGCTAAACGAGTTACGTAGTAAAGTAGAAAGATTTAGGTGCTTCATTCAAGGAGTGGAGGGGGCTGAAGATTTCACGGTTCAGCTATCAAGGGTCTTAAGTGAGGCATTAAACCTTTTACTCGAAATACAAAAGGAAGCATCTCAACCTTAG
- a CDS encoding Coenzyme F420 hydrogenase/dehydrogenase, beta subunit C-terminal domain, translated as MAEKPKAFGSLFVDVVRKGICVFCGACIASCPVGAIWVADENPRLIGRCVNCEVCYYTCPKTGFQAEEMDKAVFGRVRESEGIGVYRSVYTARTTLKDLQAIAQDGGVATTLLICSLEKGMADAVVAAGLTKQPWKPWPLVLTRKEELIKCAGTKYTPSPNLIGLSEAIDYHAKERVAFVGTPCQVQAVRKMQYGFKGCLKLGSRVKVVVGLFCMESFRYADLMDRFLASKGVKPVDVKKFAITKGRFIAYSNQGEAVNVKLDEVKQYAQKGCHVCRDFTAEHADISVGSVGSPDGWNTVIIRTETGEQLFKEAYEAGYLEFKPIEEVKPGLKLVLKLSASKREAAIKEASVKA; from the coding sequence GTGGCTGAAAAGCCTAAAGCCTTCGGCAGCCTCTTTGTAGACGTAGTTAGGAAGGGGATATGCGTTTTCTGCGGAGCATGTATAGCATCCTGCCCTGTAGGGGCTATATGGGTCGCCGACGAGAACCCCCGCTTAATAGGTCGATGCGTTAACTGCGAAGTATGCTACTATACATGTCCTAAAACAGGCTTCCAAGCAGAGGAAATGGATAAAGCCGTTTTTGGAAGGGTAAGGGAAAGTGAAGGAATAGGAGTATATAGATCCGTATATACGGCTAGAACCACGCTTAAAGATTTACAGGCTATAGCCCAGGATGGAGGAGTAGCTACCACGCTTCTCATATGCTCGTTGGAGAAGGGAATGGCGGACGCCGTAGTAGCAGCGGGGTTAACTAAACAGCCGTGGAAGCCGTGGCCCCTAGTCCTAACTAGAAAGGAGGAGCTTATTAAATGCGCTGGTACCAAGTATACCCCTAGCCCAAACCTAATAGGTTTAAGTGAAGCCATAGATTATCACGCTAAGGAAAGAGTAGCCTTCGTGGGGACGCCTTGCCAGGTTCAAGCGGTTAGAAAGATGCAATACGGCTTCAAGGGCTGCTTAAAGCTTGGTAGTAGGGTTAAGGTCGTCGTCGGACTCTTCTGCATGGAGAGCTTCCGCTACGCTGACTTAATGGATAGGTTCCTAGCCTCTAAAGGGGTTAAACCTGTCGACGTTAAGAAGTTCGCTATCACTAAAGGAAGGTTCATAGCCTACTCAAACCAAGGTGAAGCCGTAAACGTAAAGCTTGACGAGGTTAAACAATACGCGCAGAAGGGATGCCACGTATGCCGCGACTTCACGGCTGAACACGCCGATATATCTGTCGGATCGGTCGGATCCCCTGATGGATGGAACACGGTTATAATAAGGACTGAAACTGGCGAACAGCTATTTAAAGAGGCTTACGAAGCAGGATACTTAGAGTTTAAACCTATTGAAGAGGTAAAGCCTGGGTTAAAGCTCGTCTTAAAGCTTTCAGCGTCGAAGCGTGAAGCAGCTATCAAGGAGGCTTCAGTAAAGGCTTAA
- a CDS encoding translation initiation factor, which translates to MSSICSVCGLPKDLCVCEAIVREQQIIRVFTEKRKWNRDVTVVEGINEKDYDLKGLAGKLKAVCACGGTVKSGKIELQGDHRQKVRDTLISLGFPKENISVE; encoded by the coding sequence ATGAGTAGTATCTGCTCAGTATGTGGGCTTCCTAAAGACCTATGTGTTTGTGAGGCAATAGTTAGAGAGCAGCAAATCATCAGGGTTTTTACGGAGAAGCGTAAATGGAACCGCGATGTAACCGTAGTGGAAGGTATAAACGAGAAGGACTACGACTTAAAGGGGTTAGCTGGCAAGCTTAAGGCTGTATGCGCATGCGGTGGCACCGTTAAATCCGGCAAAATAGAGCTACAGGGCGATCATCGGCAAAAGGTTAGGGACACCCTGATAAGCTTAGGTTTCCCCAAGGAGAACATAAGCGTTGAGTAG
- a CDS encoding nicotinamide-nucleotide adenylyltransferase, whose protein sequence is MRGLYIGRFQPFHKGHLEALKWILQREDEVIIGIGSAQFSHTLDNPFTVGERIEMIRRTLIAENLLNRCIITPIPDIGQHSLWVSVVKQYCPRFDRVYTNGPLTRRLFIEAGYQVLDIPRFNREKYDGTRIRRLMVEGGPWAELLPAPVASFIIEVGGVERLKSLIGDDKATP, encoded by the coding sequence TTGCGCGGTCTCTACATTGGGAGGTTTCAACCCTTCCATAAGGGGCATCTTGAAGCTTTGAAGTGGATACTACAACGCGAGGACGAAGTAATTATCGGTATAGGGTCAGCGCAGTTTAGCCATACGCTTGATAACCCCTTCACGGTCGGTGAACGCATCGAAATGATAAGGCGTACTTTAATAGCTGAGAACCTCTTGAACCGCTGCATAATAACGCCTATCCCAGATATAGGGCAGCATAGCCTTTGGGTATCGGTTGTTAAGCAGTACTGTCCACGCTTTGATAGGGTCTATACTAATGGGCCTCTCACCCGCCGCCTATTCATTGAGGCTGGCTACCAGGTTTTAGATATCCCTAGATTTAATAGGGAGAAGTATGATGGTACGCGTATAAGGAGGTTGATGGTTGAAGGCGGCCCATGGGCTGAGCTCCTACCAGCACCGGTAGCTAGCTTTATAATTGAGGTGGGCGGTGTTGAAAGGCTTAAATCCTTAATTGGAGATGATAAAGCTACCCCCTAA
- the glyS gene encoding glycine--tRNA ligase: MKRSLVAWGLSMSRSVAVSLHDKVVELAKRRGFFWPSSEIYGGVAGFLDLGPLGTSMKRKIVERWREWFVLRHQDFITEIETPIVMPSKVFEASGHVDHFTDFIVECSSCHRKFRADHLIEEQTGIKGLEGLKPFELDRLIEEYGVKCSDCGSKLGNVKTFNLLFKTFIGPYSENVAYARPEAAQGMFTTFQRVYKVMREKLPLGIAQIGKVLRNEVSPRQGPIRLREFTIMEVELFFDPEDPSCHLLDRVANETLRLLVEEDVAMKRSEPRLVTVREALDKKLIVNEWNAYFMAIAKNYVASIGIPEDKQMFLAKLPAERAHYAAQVYDQVVQLDRWGWVEVSGHAYRTDYDLSGHMRMSGEDLRVFKRHDPPIITQRLTVKPVMHKLAALFKDEAERVKELLKEVDAEQLQKQLAEKGYCEVGGFKLTGDSLTFVKEEVKVTGRRFIPHVAEPSFGADRLLYAALEYAYSEREDRVILRLPKTIVPVEVTVFPLVNKDGIPEMAKRVYDDLIRNGFLVEYDDSGSIGRRYARADEVGVPLAITVDGQTLKDGTVTIRDRDTWKQVRAKINDIPRLIKEYLNGRLSFVDLGNPQPI, encoded by the coding sequence GTGAAAAGGTCCTTGGTGGCTTGGGGGTTAAGTATGAGTCGGAGCGTCGCGGTGAGCCTCCACGATAAGGTCGTTGAGCTTGCTAAACGTAGAGGTTTCTTCTGGCCTTCCTCCGAGATCTATGGGGGGGTTGCCGGCTTCCTCGATTTAGGGCCGCTGGGTACCTCGATGAAGAGGAAGATCGTTGAGAGGTGGCGTGAATGGTTCGTACTTAGGCATCAGGACTTCATTACCGAGATCGAAACTCCCATCGTAATGCCGTCCAAGGTTTTTGAAGCCTCGGGACACGTGGATCACTTCACCGACTTTATAGTTGAATGTTCCTCCTGTCATAGAAAGTTTAGGGCGGATCACCTAATAGAGGAACAGACGGGTATTAAGGGTCTTGAAGGGCTTAAACCCTTCGAGCTTGATAGGCTAATAGAGGAATACGGGGTTAAGTGTTCTGATTGCGGCTCTAAGCTAGGTAACGTTAAAACGTTCAACCTATTATTTAAAACGTTTATCGGCCCTTATAGTGAAAACGTTGCTTACGCAAGGCCTGAAGCGGCTCAGGGTATGTTCACCACGTTCCAACGCGTGTATAAGGTTATGCGTGAAAAACTACCTTTAGGTATAGCGCAAATAGGGAAGGTATTAAGAAACGAGGTTTCACCTAGGCAGGGGCCTATAAGGCTTAGGGAGTTTACGATCATGGAGGTAGAGTTGTTCTTCGACCCGGAGGATCCTTCCTGCCATTTACTCGATAGGGTCGCTAATGAAACGTTACGTCTACTCGTCGAGGAGGATGTAGCGATGAAGCGTAGCGAGCCACGCCTCGTTACCGTACGTGAAGCGTTGGATAAGAAGCTAATAGTTAACGAGTGGAACGCTTACTTCATGGCTATAGCTAAAAACTACGTAGCTAGCATCGGTATACCTGAGGATAAGCAGATGTTCCTCGCTAAGCTACCAGCTGAAAGAGCGCATTACGCGGCTCAAGTCTACGATCAGGTAGTTCAACTTGATCGATGGGGCTGGGTTGAGGTTTCAGGCCACGCTTATAGAACCGACTATGACTTATCAGGGCATATGAGGATGAGCGGCGAAGATCTTAGGGTTTTCAAAAGGCACGATCCACCCATAATTACTCAGCGCCTAACGGTTAAACCAGTTATGCATAAGCTAGCCGCCCTATTTAAGGATGAGGCGGAAAGGGTTAAAGAGCTTCTTAAGGAAGTGGATGCCGAACAGCTTCAAAAGCAGCTAGCGGAGAAAGGCTACTGTGAAGTCGGAGGCTTTAAGCTTACTGGTGACTCCTTAACCTTCGTTAAGGAGGAGGTTAAGGTAACGGGTAGACGCTTCATCCCCCACGTAGCTGAGCCGTCCTTCGGAGCTGATAGGCTCCTATACGCCGCCTTAGAGTACGCGTATAGCGAACGTGAGGATAGGGTTATTTTAAGGCTTCCTAAAACCATAGTACCAGTAGAGGTAACGGTTTTCCCCCTCGTTAATAAGGACGGGATACCTGAGATGGCTAAACGCGTTTACGACGACCTAATCCGTAACGGTTTCCTAGTGGAATACGATGATTCAGGCTCCATAGGTAGACGCTACGCTAGAGCCGATGAAGTAGGGGTGCCATTAGCTATAACCGTCGACGGCCAAACTCTTAAGGATGGAACCGTAACCATTAGGGATCGTGATACGTGGAAACAGGTTAGAGCTAAAATAAACGATATCCCACGCCTCATTAAAGAGTACTTAAACGGCCGCTTAAGCTTCGTAGATCTAGGAAACCCTCAACCTATTTGA
- a CDS encoding glycosyltransferase family 4 protein — translation MKVLTYVTRFRGHAVAGLEAHIFDEIIRVASHLKRVIVITTEAADHYGKPANIELRKAPVIPIPKLHGATKIISYALTTLLTIRKVDVIYVRTFGLPELISALIAKKVAKIPLILLIGGVWLLIKTKGLKGVFYRAVFNAVAESADAVILYSWAMLPSVVKHLYAVRREKVKIVRNAIDAQRFNPNINCEGLRQAIQLQQGEKVVLYVGRIDPLKGVEEIIEAAPIVLKEVNAKFLLVGEGTPRTIKEVRRRLASLKVEQNFKLIGPIPNREMPKYYCLADVFILPSRGGEGIPRSILEAMACAKPVIATSVGGIAEAVKNGENGFLIPVKDPKALAQKLITLLKNDALRREMGKRGRELVEKEFNWEVTVLKLVDILKSVK, via the coding sequence TTGAAGGTTTTAACCTACGTAACCAGGTTTAGGGGGCACGCGGTCGCAGGGCTTGAAGCGCACATATTCGATGAAATAATTAGGGTTGCAAGCCACCTTAAACGGGTAATTGTAATTACAACCGAGGCGGCTGACCATTACGGTAAACCGGCGAATATCGAGCTACGTAAGGCACCAGTAATACCAATACCTAAGCTTCACGGAGCCACGAAAATAATTTCATACGCCTTAACCACGCTACTCACGATAAGGAAGGTAGACGTAATCTACGTAAGGACCTTTGGGCTTCCCGAGTTAATATCGGCGTTAATCGCTAAAAAGGTAGCTAAAATACCGCTAATACTACTTATTGGCGGTGTCTGGCTGCTCATTAAGACCAAGGGGTTAAAGGGTGTTTTCTATCGCGCCGTCTTTAATGCCGTCGCGGAATCGGCTGACGCAGTAATACTTTACTCCTGGGCCATGCTACCCAGCGTCGTAAAGCACTTATACGCGGTAAGAAGGGAAAAGGTGAAAATCGTACGAAACGCTATAGACGCGCAGAGGTTTAACCCAAATATTAACTGCGAAGGCTTAAGGCAAGCGATCCAGCTTCAGCAGGGCGAAAAAGTGGTTTTATACGTTGGTAGGATCGACCCTTTAAAGGGCGTAGAGGAAATAATTGAGGCCGCGCCCATCGTGTTAAAGGAGGTCAACGCTAAGTTCCTACTCGTCGGTGAAGGTACGCCGAGAACAATCAAGGAGGTAAGAAGAAGATTAGCCTCATTAAAAGTTGAGCAAAACTTTAAGCTTATCGGGCCTATCCCAAACCGTGAAATGCCGAAATACTATTGTTTAGCTGACGTATTCATATTGCCAAGTAGAGGGGGAGAGGGAATACCGCGATCCATTCTTGAAGCCATGGCCTGCGCGAAGCCCGTAATAGCTACATCGGTAGGAGGAATAGCTGAAGCTGTTAAAAACGGAGAAAACGGGTTCCTAATCCCCGTTAAGGATCCTAAGGCCCTAGCCCAAAAACTAATAACATTACTAAAAAACGATGCGTTAAGGAGGGAAATGGGGAAGAGGGGAAGGGAGTTAGTGGAGAAAGAGTTTAACTGGGAAGTCACAGTATTAAAACTAGTGGATATCCTTAAATCGGTAAAGTGA
- a CDS encoding DNA-directed RNA polymerase subunit P — MSYKCGKCKRVFSKEELESMPGIRCPFCNGRILYKVRPNVVIKIKAR, encoded by the coding sequence ATGAGCTATAAGTGTGGTAAGTGTAAAAGGGTTTTCTCCAAGGAGGAGCTTGAAAGTATGCCTGGGATTCGCTGCCCCTTCTGTAACGGTAGAATCCTATATAAGGTACGTCCTAACGTCGTTATAAAGATAAAAGCGCGTTAA
- a CDS encoding nucleotidyltransferase domain-containing protein: MLRDRDSVVSDEGIIFRVYGYDHPPKAYLCDVEYAPETIYRVGLSKALRQFINGSGPAYYKFYEDEGLRFVAAKYEKYLIPHEGMGVKLVGIKEDQIREVRRADQRLKVLLTLKDDALIRTLRSVLNIVQELSTLKSEDFGVFGSLQHGFYHPDYSDIDLVIYGRKKLHELLELLENLYRDPSSGFTNEYERLALKTAGKRWRFKNYGLKEFIWHQARKLIYGVYESKELGRPVKVEFEPVRDWSEIKNEYDPKLRIIDRGWIKAVVKVTDAKDSGFMPSLYGVSVERILNGLKVDDIVRVVSYVEEFRLQAKEDETCLVAGTLEKVEGPGKSFHQITLTRKPRYYEQVLKVVKQ, encoded by the coding sequence ATGCTTCGCGACCGCGATAGCGTTGTAAGCGATGAGGGCATAATATTTAGGGTTTACGGCTATGATCATCCTCCTAAAGCCTACCTCTGCGATGTGGAGTACGCTCCTGAAACCATTTATAGAGTAGGCCTTTCAAAGGCTTTAAGGCAGTTTATAAATGGAAGCGGCCCAGCCTACTACAAGTTTTACGAGGATGAAGGGTTAAGGTTTGTAGCCGCCAAGTACGAGAAGTATTTAATACCGCATGAGGGCATGGGCGTTAAGCTGGTAGGGATAAAGGAGGATCAAATCCGCGAGGTTAGAAGAGCTGATCAAAGGCTTAAAGTCCTATTAACGCTTAAGGACGACGCGCTTATCCGTACGTTAAGGAGCGTTTTAAACATAGTACAGGAGCTTTCAACACTGAAAAGTGAGGACTTCGGAGTCTTCGGATCGCTTCAACACGGTTTTTACCACCCAGACTATAGCGATATAGACTTAGTGATTTACGGACGTAAGAAACTCCACGAACTACTGGAACTACTAGAAAACCTGTATAGGGATCCCTCTTCAGGGTTTACTAATGAGTATGAGAGATTAGCGTTAAAGACTGCTGGGAAGCGTTGGAGGTTTAAAAACTACGGTTTAAAGGAGTTCATCTGGCATCAAGCTAGAAAGCTAATCTACGGCGTCTACGAGTCCAAGGAGCTAGGTAGACCCGTAAAAGTCGAGTTTGAACCGGTTCGAGATTGGAGCGAAATTAAAAACGAGTACGACCCTAAGCTTAGAATCATAGATAGAGGCTGGATAAAGGCGGTAGTTAAGGTTACCGATGCTAAGGATTCAGGGTTTATGCCCTCACTTTACGGGGTTAGCGTTGAACGGATCCTTAACGGGCTTAAGGTTGACGACATCGTACGGGTGGTTTCATACGTTGAAGAGTTTAGGCTACAAGCCAAGGAAGACGAAACATGCCTAGTAGCTGGTACGCTTGAAAAGGTTGAAGGACCCGGTAAAAGCTTCCACCAGATAACATTAACAAGAAAGCCTAGATACTACGAACAAGTACTTAAAGTAGTTAAACAATAA
- a CDS encoding DUF134 domain-containing protein, with product MYLVIMPGWRWCRRYRRGRVGRLPAPVRITSTPITEKLEPIPKSSKEPVYMEIAEVEALRLIDLEKLSFEEAGIRMNVSRNTVWRMVKSAREKLVKAIIEGREIIIRKE from the coding sequence ATGTATCTCGTAATTATGCCTGGATGGCGTTGGTGTAGACGCTATAGACGTGGAAGAGTAGGAAGACTACCTGCTCCCGTAAGAATTACTTCGACTCCAATTACTGAAAAACTTGAGCCTATTCCTAAGAGTAGCAAGGAGCCGGTCTACATGGAAATAGCTGAAGTTGAAGCTTTAAGACTTATCGACCTAGAAAAACTATCCTTTGAAGAAGCAGGTATAAGGATGAATGTTTCAAGAAATACCGTTTGGAGAATGGTTAAAAGCGCTAGGGAAAAACTCGTAAAAGCAATAATCGAAGGTAGGGAAATCATAATACGAAAAGAGTAA
- a CDS encoding C-GCAxxG-C-C family protein gives MSTSELIEKIGRAAYYYEKIYHGCSQCVLKALQEHLQLGDGESFKAASAFAGGVARMGEVCGALSGGIMAIGLAYGREKLEDARFSPRYAKAMELAVDLYQRFEKEFGSVKCRDIQTFLFGRAFDLKNPVEYEEFVRAGAYEKCPEVVKKAAQLAAELILKSREVKQ, from the coding sequence ATGTCTACCTCTGAACTTATAGAGAAGATAGGGAGAGCCGCGTACTACTATGAAAAAATTTACCATGGATGTTCCCAGTGCGTGTTAAAGGCGCTTCAAGAGCACCTTCAGCTTGGTGATGGGGAATCGTTTAAAGCGGCTAGTGCTTTCGCTGGAGGAGTTGCCCGAATGGGTGAGGTCTGCGGAGCTTTATCTGGTGGCATCATGGCTATAGGGCTAGCGTATGGAAGGGAGAAACTGGAAGATGCGAGGTTTTCACCTCGATACGCGAAGGCCATGGAGCTTGCCGTGGACCTTTATCAAAGGTTTGAAAAGGAATTTGGAAGCGTTAAATGCCGAGACATTCAAACGTTCCTTTTTGGAAGGGCTTTCGACCTCAAAAACCCTGTTGAATATGAAGAGTTCGTAAGGGCCGGAGCTTACGAAAAATGTCCAGAAGTCGTCAAAAAAGCAGCACAGCTAGCCGCCGAATTAATATTAAAAAGTAGAGAGGTAAAGCAATAA
- a CDS encoding acetyl-coenzyme A synthetase N-terminal domain-containing protein: MYLMEYMEVYEASIRDPEKFWDAEARKLEWFRTWDKVLEWDPPFAKWFVGGVLNASYLCVDHHVKGWRRNKVAMYWEGEPGDSRTISYAELYREVNRCASVLKNLGFKNVDYV, encoded by the coding sequence ATGTACCTAATGGAGTATATGGAGGTTTATGAGGCTTCGATAAGGGATCCGGAAAAATTCTGGGATGCTGAAGCCCGTAAACTTGAATGGTTTAGAACTTGGGATAAGGTCTTAGAGTGGGATCCTCCCTTTGCTAAATGGTTTGTTGGAGGTGTTTTAAACGCGTCTTACTTATGCGTTGATCATCACGTGAAGGGCTGGAGGAGGAATAAGGTGGCTATGTACTGGGAGGGGGAGCCCGGAGATAGTAGAACGATAAGCTACGCTGAGCTCTATCGTGAAGTCAATAGGTGTGCGTCAGTTTTGAAAAACCTAGGGTTTAAGAATGTGGATTACGTTTAA
- a CDS encoding NifB/NifX family molybdenum-iron cluster-binding protein yields MESKPIKIAFATTGTKGIEDDVSHEFGRSKTFTVVDIEGGKVKSVKVIQNPATTLSHGKGPVVAKYLSDLQVNMVVSGEFGPGASILLNELKITKLIVKPGQRVIDVLKEKGLIS; encoded by the coding sequence GTGGAATCTAAACCTATTAAGATAGCTTTTGCAACCACCGGTACCAAAGGAATCGAAGACGACGTCTCGCATGAATTCGGGCGCTCTAAAACTTTTACCGTCGTAGATATTGAAGGAGGCAAGGTTAAAAGCGTAAAGGTAATACAGAATCCCGCTACTACACTTAGCCATGGTAAAGGGCCGGTAGTAGCTAAGTATTTATCGGATCTACAGGTAAACATGGTTGTTTCAGGTGAATTTGGTCCAGGAGCTTCGATACTGCTTAATGAGCTTAAAATAACAAAGCTAATCGTTAAACCCGGGCAAAGAGTTATAGACGTATTGAAGGAAAAAGGCTTAATAAGCTAG
- a CDS encoding DUF5320 domain-containing protein translates to MCWHWWHWPKGWWCPRHPWPPAWARAPFYPAPYPMDPSEELRALEELKRYLEAELADVAKRIEELKKTEKK, encoded by the coding sequence GTGTGTTGGCATTGGTGGCATTGGCCTAAGGGATGGTGGTGCCCGCGGCATCCTTGGCCTCCAGCATGGGCGCGAGCACCCTTTTATCCAGCACCTTACCCGATGGATCCGAGCGAGGAGTTAAGAGCGTTAGAGGAGTTAAAGAGGTATTTAGAGGCGGAACTAGCGGACGTAGCGAAGAGGATCGAGGAGCTCAAGAAAACAGAGAAGAAGTGA
- the speB gene encoding agmatinase — protein sequence MKQSFFYVNQTRFTFGGLQAPLQLAPIVVVGVPFDSTASYRPGARFAPAVVREVSMNLETFSWRVGIDLEDVKMHDLGDVNVVHGDVNETLHRVEEVVKEIRDMGKIPVLIGGEHTITYAAFKALRAAAILVFDAHMDLRDEYPPGQRLSHATVMRRMIELIGPKRLIQVGVRAACKEEVEYAGKIGLLQVSSREVEGRGAIELAALLRRRLQNVETVYLSIDVDVLDPSYAPGVSNPEPEGINPTKLLDVLNNVIDRRLIGFDVVEVCPPYDTGLAAAQAAKAIFEVTGMIHRSRRS from the coding sequence TTGAAGCAGTCTTTCTTCTACGTTAATCAAACCCGCTTCACGTTCGGAGGCTTACAGGCGCCGCTTCAATTAGCACCCATCGTAGTGGTAGGCGTCCCATTCGATAGTACCGCCTCCTATAGGCCAGGCGCCCGTTTTGCTCCAGCCGTAGTTAGGGAGGTAAGTATGAACTTAGAGACCTTCTCTTGGAGGGTTGGCATAGACCTTGAGGACGTTAAGATGCACGACCTAGGCGACGTAAACGTGGTACATGGAGATGTAAACGAAACCCTCCATAGGGTTGAGGAGGTGGTAAAGGAAATTAGGGATATGGGTAAAATACCAGTATTAATAGGCGGTGAACACACCATAACCTACGCCGCCTTTAAAGCCTTAAGGGCTGCAGCGATTCTAGTCTTCGACGCACATATGGATCTACGCGACGAATACCCCCCGGGGCAAAGGCTTAGCCATGCCACCGTGATGCGTAGAATGATCGAGCTTATAGGGCCTAAACGCTTAATCCAAGTTGGCGTAAGAGCAGCCTGTAAGGAGGAGGTTGAATACGCCGGTAAAATAGGCCTCCTCCAAGTTTCAAGTAGGGAGGTTGAAGGTAGGGGGGCGATCGAGCTAGCCGCACTATTAAGAAGGAGGCTTCAAAACGTTGAAACCGTCTACTTATCGATAGACGTAGACGTACTAGATCCCTCCTACGCCCCGGGCGTTTCAAACCCTGAGCCTGAAGGGATAAACCCTACTAAACTACTCGACGTATTAAACAACGTAATTGATCGAAGGCTTATCGGCTTCGACGTTGTAGAAGTATGCCCACCCTACGATACCGGTTTAGCCGCAGCTCAAGCGGCTAAAGCCATCTTCGAAGTAACGGGGATGATCCATAGGTCGAGGAGGAGCTAA